One window of the Branchiostoma lanceolatum isolate klBraLanc5 chromosome 3, klBraLanc5.hap2, whole genome shotgun sequence genome contains the following:
- the LOC136430398 gene encoding pyridoxal phosphate homeostasis protein-like isoform X1 encodes MRRFAAMADSEVGRALRSVLDRVQTAAAKRPQDLPKVQPRLVAVTKTKPKELIMSAYKAGQRHFGENYVQELTDKGSDPEIVGQLNDIRWHFIGHLQRNKVNKVTGIPNLYMVETVDSEKLATAINVSWEKLGRTERLRVMIQVNTSREEQKHGISPEKVCDLYKHVVENCPRLHAVGIMTIGVYDYDLRNGPNPDFQVLLKCRTNICQTFNLQPEDVELSMGMSTDFEHAIEVGSTNIRVGSTIFGAREYPGSKPPPKTAPNNPNATPDDQQQPSTDKVESTRQELDAVNVNS; translated from the exons ATGAGAAGATTTGCAGCGATGGCCGACAGCGAAGTGGGCCGTGCTCTTCGCTCTGTTCTCGATCGTGTACAGACCGCGGCTGCTAAACGGCCCCAG GATTTACCAAAAGTGCAGCCACGTTTGGTGGCAGTGACCAAGACCAAACCCAAGGAACTGATCATGTCTGCATATAAAGCTGGGCAGAGACACTTTGGGGAGAACTAC GTGCAAGAACTAACAGATAAAGGATCAGATCCAGAG ATTGTAGGCCAGCTAAATGACATCAGATGGCACTTCATTGGACACCTGCAAAGGAAtaaagtcaataaagtcacTG GTATACCTAACCTGTACATGGTCGAAACTGTCGACTCAGAGAAGTTGGCTACAGCCATCAATGTATCCTGGGAAAAACTGGGCAGAACAGAAAGGCTGAGAGTCATGATCCAAGTTAACACCAGCAGGGAAGAAC AGAAACATGGCATATCACCTGAGAAGGTGTGTGACCTGTATAAGCATGTTGTGGAGAACTGCCCTCGCCTGCATGCTGTGGGGATCATGACTATAGGTGTCTATGACTATGACCTGCGCAACGGACCAAACCCAGACTTCCAG GTGCTTCTGAAGTGTAGAACAAATATATGCCAGACCTTCAACCTCCAACCTGAAGATGTGGAACTGAGCATGGGCATGTCTACAGACTTTGAACATGCT ATTGAAGTGGGCAGTACAAATATCAGAGTCGGTAGCACTATATTCGGAGCAAGAGAATACCCAGGCTCTAAACCGCCTCCAAAGACCGCACCCAACAACCCAAATGCCACGCCTGACGACCAGCAGCAGCCATCTACTGACAAAGTGGAAAGCACCAGACAAGAATTAGATGCTGTAAATGTGAACTCATAA
- the LOC136430396 gene encoding uncharacterized protein, translating into MSNSEKESFALRQQKYTNAIIRGRRHVPTPEAIPPSSLLDAPQLPPVPLPSPPREPLPEPRYRRPKHLVTNLNKKQPAPKGGFTAVNRYAKTPTNPDENAKVFEEYAGRLTDIQRKQNNMGEGKPRKRRTSRRAKTPAHVSMMKSLEHEENMPEAERYMAKMESIKMVQDSMGVDRTKSKKSCKPAKTHTSRKTVDDQQRLQRIPTAAEYNDRMECKVGEFYAPTPTMDREEDRRNASRTAEVEQTMETDTKEKAIKKQKKKRRKTCMETSSDYTANVGLDHMSATSLEVYTPDWEEEGRVQSCYSMLSQPGHMSMEDSTPTMGREEDRRNVSRLAEVEQRMETDTKPEAIKKLEKKKKMMKAHNEAPPRYTANVGLDNMSATSLEVYTPDWEEEDTAQSCNNMLSQPGHLSREDSTPTMDREKDCQVYTPDWEEEDQAQSCYSMSSQPGHLSRVDNTPTMDWEKDCEVCDLDWEEEDRVQSCNTSPQPGHLSREDDTPIKDSTKGWMYIIRKNALEEMMATGHGRDEDSLHRRTPVQGKTTKRSHRPRKEKIVLPSLTADPGLILQGSKLHNPGGRLPSIGDGALSTAALPNIPDEEIGTKLPQLQFGTKRVGKTTSDTVTFKQPSDKSNVCSTKRHQKTDRASLKDKKSQKRRHHSSDHSSPNL; encoded by the exons CCTCTCCCTGAGCCGAGGTACAGACGACCAAAACACCTGGTCACCAACCTTAACAAGAAACAGCCGGCTCCTAAGGGTGGATTCACAGCAGTAAACAG ATATGCCAAGACTCCCACAAACCCAGACGAGAATGCGAAGGTATTTGAAGAGTATGCGGGAAGACTGACAGATATCCAGCGAAAACAGAACAACATGGGGGAGGGCAAGCCACGCAAAAGGAGAACCTCCAGACGTGCAAAGACCCCGGCTCATGTCTCCATGATGAAGTCACTGGAGCATGAGGAGAACATGCCAGAGGCGGAACGCTACATGGCAAAGATGGAGTCCATCAAGATGGTACAAGACTCCATGGGAGTGGATAGAACAAAGTCCAAAAAATCTTGCAAGCCTGCAAAGACCCACACCTCCAGGAAGACTGTGGATGATCAGCAACGTCTTCAGAGAATCCCAACAGCAGCAGAGTACAATGATCGGATGGAGTGCAAAGTGGGAGAATTCTATGCCCCCACACCTACAATGGACAGGGAGGAAGACAGAAGGAACGCCAGCAGAACAGCTGAGGTGGAGCAGACGATGGAAACAGACACAAAAGAAAAAGCCAtcaagaaacagaagaaaaagagaagGAAAACTTGTATGGAGACATCATCGGACTACACAGCAAATGTTGGTCTGGACCATATGAGTGCTACCTCTCTTGAAGTGTACACCCCTGACTGGGAGGAAGAAGGCCGGGTACAGAGCTGCTACAGCATGTTGTCACAGCCTGGACACATGAGCATGGAGGACAGCACACCCACCATGGGCAGGGAAGAAGACAGGAGGAACGTCAGCAGATTAGCTGAGGTGGAGCAGAGGATGGAAACAGACACAAAACCAGAAGCCATCAAGAagctggagaagaagaagaagatgatgaaggcTCATAATGAGGCACCACCCAGGTACACAGCAAATGTTGGCCTGGACAATATGAGTGCAACCTCTCTTGAAGTGTACACCCCTGACTGGGAGGAGGAAGACACAGCACAGAGCTGCAACAACATGTTGTCACAGCCTGGACATTTGAGCAGGGAGGACAGCACCCCCACCATGGACAGGGAAAAGGATTGTCAAGTGTACACCCCTGACTGGGAGGAGGAAGACCAAGCACAGAGCTGTTACAGCATGTCATCACAGCCTGGACACCTAAGCAGGGTAGACAACACCCCCACCATGGACTGGGAGAAAGACTGTGAAGTGTGTGACCTTGACTGGGAGGAAGAAGACCGAGTACAGAGCTGTAACACGTCACCGCAGCCTGGACATCTGAGCAGAGAGGATGACACACCCATTAAGGACAGCACTAAAGGCTGGATGTACATCATCAGAAAAAATGCACTTGAGGAGATGATGGCAACAGGACATGGCAGGGACGAGGATAGTCTGCACAGGAGGACACCCGTCCAGGGCAAAACAACCAAGAGGAGCCACAGGCCGAGAAAGGAGAAGATCGTCTTACCCAGCCTGACTGCTGATCCTGGCCTGATTCTGCAGGGAAGCAAACTTCATAATCCTG GTGGCCGCCTCCCTTCCATAGGAGATGGTGCTCTGTCTACTGCTGCCCTACCCAACATTCCTGATGAGGAGATCGGCACAAAGCTGCCCCAA CTGCAGTTTGGGACCAAGCGTGTGGGGAAGACTACATCAGACACGGTGACCTTCAAACAGCCCAGCGACAAGTCCAACGTCTGCAGCACCAAGCGGCATCAGAAGACTGACCGCGCCTCGCTGAAGGACAAGAAGTCCCAGAAACGGCGCCACCACAGCTCTGACCACTCATCGCCCAACTTGTGA
- the LOC136429395 gene encoding uncharacterized protein, whose product MSAQFLFCMNRTYRSDIYPYSSVTASEQVFRLVQELDTPTSTSPTGDHLMSAVELYCVVWCSLSGIISSTTRLEILSMVLNETPARLVALSFNETPTGLVALSLNETPTRHVPLSLNETPTRRVPLNETPTRLVALSLNETLTRIVSLVLNETPTRLVALSLNETPTRRVPMSLNETPIRLVPLSLNETPTRLVALSLNETLTRIVSLVLNETPTRLVALSLNETPTRRVPMSLNETPTRLVPLSLNETPTRLVALSLNETLTRIVSLVLNETPTRLVALSLNETPTRLVALSLNETPTRLVALSLLLNETPT is encoded by the exons atgtctGCGCAATTCCTGTTTTGTATGAACAG AACCTACAGGTCTGACATCTACCCCTACAGTAGTGTGACAGCCAGTGAACAAGTCTTCAGACTTGTACAGGAACTGGACACTCCCACCTCCACAAGTCCTACTGGAGACCACCTCATGT CTGCAGTGGAACTGTACTGTGTGGTCTGGTGTAGTTTGAGTGGGATCATCTCAT CCACCACAAGACTTGAgatcctgtccatggtgctgaatgagaCTCCTGCAAGACTTGTGGCTCTGTCTTTTAATGAGACACCTACAGGACTTGtggccctgtccctgaatgagaCACCTACAAGACatgtgcccctgtccctgaatgagaCACCTACAAGACGTGTGCCCCTGAATGAGACACCAACAAGACTTGtggccctgtccctgaatgagaCACTAACAAGAATtgtgtctctggtgctgaatgagACCCCTACAAGACTTGTGGCCCTGTCCTTGAATGAGACACCTACAAGACGTGTGCCCATGTCCCTGAATGAGACACCAATAAGACttgtgcccctgtccctgaatgagaCACCAACAAGACTTGtggccctgtccctgaatgagaCACTAACAAGAATtgtgtctctggtgctgaatgagACCCCTACAAGACTTGTGGCCCTGTCCTTGAATGAGACACCTACAAGACGTGTGCCCATGTCCCTGAATGAGACACCAACAAGACttgtgcccctgtccctgaatgagaCACCAACAAGACTTGtggccctgtccctgaatgagaCACTAACAAGAATtgtgtctctggtgctgaatgagACCCCTACAAGACTTGTGGCCCTGTCCTTGAATGAGACTCCTACAAGACTTGTGGCCCTGTCCTTGAATGAGACTCCTACAAGACTTGTGGCCCTGTCCCTCTTGCTGAATGAGACACCTACATGA
- the LOC136430398 gene encoding pyridoxal phosphate homeostasis protein-like isoform X2 produces the protein MRRFAAMADSEVGRALRSVLDRVQTAAAKRPQDLPKVQPRLVAVTKTKPKELIMSAYKAGQRHFGENYVQELTDKGSDPEIVGQLNDIRWHFIGHLQRNKVNKVTGIPNLYMVETVDSEKLATAINVSWEKLGRTERLRVMIQVNTSREEQKHGISPEKVCDLYKHVVENCPRLHAVGIMTIGVYDYDLRNGPNPDFQIEVGSTNIRVGSTIFGAREYPGSKPPPKTAPNNPNATPDDQQQPSTDKVESTRQELDAVNVNS, from the exons ATGAGAAGATTTGCAGCGATGGCCGACAGCGAAGTGGGCCGTGCTCTTCGCTCTGTTCTCGATCGTGTACAGACCGCGGCTGCTAAACGGCCCCAG GATTTACCAAAAGTGCAGCCACGTTTGGTGGCAGTGACCAAGACCAAACCCAAGGAACTGATCATGTCTGCATATAAAGCTGGGCAGAGACACTTTGGGGAGAACTAC GTGCAAGAACTAACAGATAAAGGATCAGATCCAGAG ATTGTAGGCCAGCTAAATGACATCAGATGGCACTTCATTGGACACCTGCAAAGGAAtaaagtcaataaagtcacTG GTATACCTAACCTGTACATGGTCGAAACTGTCGACTCAGAGAAGTTGGCTACAGCCATCAATGTATCCTGGGAAAAACTGGGCAGAACAGAAAGGCTGAGAGTCATGATCCAAGTTAACACCAGCAGGGAAGAAC AGAAACATGGCATATCACCTGAGAAGGTGTGTGACCTGTATAAGCATGTTGTGGAGAACTGCCCTCGCCTGCATGCTGTGGGGATCATGACTATAGGTGTCTATGACTATGACCTGCGCAACGGACCAAACCCAGACTTCCAG ATTGAAGTGGGCAGTACAAATATCAGAGTCGGTAGCACTATATTCGGAGCAAGAGAATACCCAGGCTCTAAACCGCCTCCAAAGACCGCACCCAACAACCCAAATGCCACGCCTGACGACCAGCAGCAGCCATCTACTGACAAAGTGGAAAGCACCAGACAAGAATTAGATGCTGTAAATGTGAACTCATAA